Genomic DNA from Candidatus Nitronereus thalassa:
TGCGATAAGGTCGGCCGTTCGGGTCCGGATAATGTCTTTATCAAGAGTCGGAAGCAATTGATAATCGGCAAAGCTGAAATCAGCATATGGATCAAAACCGATTTTTTTAAACAGCTCTCGGTAATAGGGAACCTTTTCACCTGCCCACCGCACCAATCCTTTCAACTCATTCAATGTCCACTTTCGTTGGCATTCTAAATCTCCATTATCCCAACACTGGAATCCGGCCTTGGCCTGTTTCCAACTTGCAAGGAACTTCCTTCGATCTAAAGTCCAAGGACCGTGGATAATCCAAGGGAGGGCGATCTTTTGACTAAACCATCGATGCAATTGATGAGACGGGGACATCACCTTTCAAATCCTATTTAACACTACCTTGAGGTTATTCTTAGGTTTCCACAGTAAGGAAAATACTAGGAGAACTAAGCAGGCTAACAGGGGCCGGTTAGTGAATTTTTATGCTTATGGCCCTAGTGAAACTGGCCAGGCCTAATTTTTTTGGAGAGCCTTTGAAACTAAAGCTGAAACTAATTGAGGTAAATTACTTTTCGCCAAAAACCTAGGTGGAGGGATGTGTTTGTGTATACACAATTAGCGACCTAATACAGGTTCAATATTAGACTGAGCCTTTTTCAACACCCATCCCAACACACCACGCCACCCCAATGCTGGGATCTGAAAATGCCAGCGGTACCCCCATCGATCAAAACTTTTTCTTGTTCGACAGTACCAATTTCCGTAATCTGAGAAGGAAAGAGGGCGACTAACCTTTTTCATTTGGCGAACGGCTCTCTGACGAGAATCAAGAGAAGGAAACCGTCCATTTTTCCAAAATGAATGAACATTCCATGTCATCGTTTTCCCACGAGAAAATTTTAATTCGACGGCAATCGATTCACGCAATCGGTGCGACTGACCACGCACTCTTTCATGATCAGGAGAAAAAAAACAATTCCCTAAACTATAAAAAACTGGCTTTCCTTGAATCGTTTCCATCCCACGAACAACATGAGAGTGATTTCCCACAACCGCGTCCGCACCATATGTCACTAATCGCTCTGCCATTTGCCGATCTATCGGTCTGGGATAAGGAAATAATTCATCACTCCAATGAAGATAGATTACCACCCAATCGACTTCTTGACGAAGGCGAGCAATTTGAGCCTTTGCTTCCTCATCCCCTGGCCAAAGATTTGGCCCCATACCGGATTGATCCGGTGGATCAGGATGGGTTTCGGCCGTTACCCAATTGATCACACCCAACCGCCCCTCCTCAGTCTCCCAAATCCACGGCCGTGCAGCGGCATCAAATGTCATTCCTCCCCCAAAATAAGTCAGCCCAAATGACTCCAACTCCTTCATAGTATTGCGCACCCCCTCAGTGCCACCATCCATCAAATGATTATTCGCCAGAGCAGCTACCGTTGGTCCCCAATGAGAAACAAGGACAGCCGCCCCTGGGGGTGAAACAAAGCGATACCCACTTCCATTTGCCCGAGGAATTTTTAAACTTTGTTCACTAGAAGGCAATTCCCAGTTAAATAATATATACGTGTCTTTTTCCGCATTCGAATTTGGAAAAGGAAAGGGCCAGGGAGATTTTTGTGGCATATCACCGCGTATGCCTATATCACCAAAACAAAACAGTCTCATAAAATTCGTCCTTTTTCAGTAGGAAAGGCATGATTCTCAAATACGGCTAATGAACCAAATGATAAATAAAAATAGTCGAGCCGGATTTGGAAGACTGGAAAAGGCCTTTTTCGAACTTGAAAATTTTCAAAACAGCCTACATGATCAATCTGGATTTGACACCTTGTTTGCTGTAGGACACTTTCAATTTCCGCCGCGCATGGGGGATACTTGAAACGACCCGTTGTTGCCAAATCCAAGATTGGGAAGCAATCAACAGCCCAATTCCCAAGGAAAGTTCTTTGGCATAGAGACGGTGTGATCCCATCATCATAATAAGTAACGTCACTGATACACCCAGAACACAAAGACTGAGAGGATCTTTCCCACACTTTCGAGGAATGCAACGATATCCCTGATACACGATCATCAAAAGACATAGTAGCCCGGGTATTCCCCAATAAATAATTGTGGCAATAAATGAATTATGTGGACCGACAACGCTGAAATATGTCGGATGTTTAAAATTTGTTTTCATTCCCCAGGGACCCCAAAAGTTTCCCGAACCAACTCCAACCAAAGCATACTGATCAAATGTGTCCAATGCTGCAGAATAAATGCGAGCGCGAGCTTCCACTTTTCCTGATCGACTTTTTTCAGTGGAAAAAGCCATTCGGGACAGAACCGCATCTGGTACCACTATCACAACACAAAGGGAAAAAATTGCTCCCATCACAATAACCTTTGCCCGCAACCCAAAAGCTAGCAAAATGGCAGAGACTGCCATTATGACCGCAAGCAAACCACTTCTCGACATTGGGAGAAATGTCGCAATGAAACAGAATGCCGCAATTCCAAAAAGAATATTCCGTTTTCGAATAGACCCGCCCACTAAGGCTAAAGCAAATGCCACGACCGTGCCCTGGCCGGAAATCCGGGCCATGGTATTTAAATTAATTTCAATATCTTTCCCCTCAAACGCGGCATTTCGAGCCTTGTCGGCTTCTTGAAAATTACTTGCGGAAACCCCACTCAATGCCCCATACGATGTCAAGAACAGCACCACGGCCATCCACACACCTGCGGCAATATAGCCATAGAATCCCCACTGCAAAGCCTCCCGATCTCGACAAACCGATGCCACTAAAATCCCACCAAACACCATTTGCCCGAACTGACTTAAAATTGAGAACGTGGGATAAGGATGCGAAGATTCTATGATGAACCCCACCAAGATCAGCGCATAGGCTGACAAACAAATGGGATGCATAACGACTTTCATTAACGCACTGAAGCGAAATGCCAAAACGTACATCCCCAACACCGCAAACAAAAGAAACAAAGCACTAAAACCACCTACAGTAGGAAGGTGATTTTCAAGGGGCAATATCATAATAATGGCCGTTAATAAAATCTTTTCCGTAAGATTGGTTTTTTTTACGTGGACGGTTTTCCTAACAGGCATACTCTTGCCCCGACCGACCGAAGAGATTCTATTTTCGTGGACAGGTTCCATGGGATTTTTTTCCAACGACTCCAACTTCATACCCTGCACATCACCGTTCGCAATAGGTCATCAAACTTTTTTCCGATATTCTCCCAAGCATATTCTTGGGACGGACTATTCGGCGTCAAAGCACCTTTCATTAATCCCATGAGAAATTCTTCAATGCCTTCAATGTCCAGCCCATCAAAGCGCTTCCCCATACTCGCCTGTTCAATCACACCTTCAATGTCACTACCTTGTGGAGCAATGACGAGAATTGGCGTCTCCAGCCCCATTGCCTCATAGACTTTTGCCGGGACCATCCCCTTGTCAGCTAAAGTGGCTTTCTCGGCTAATGACGTAATCACCACCGCCACCCCTGCACCTTTCACAGCCGAAAGTGCCTCTTGACGAGAAACCTTGCCATGAAGCACGACTTTATCTTTCACCCCCCACTGTTGAGCTTCTTCACGGACATACTGACAATCGTTACCGTAATAATGAAAAAACCATTCTGGAATACATCCCCCGAGCATATTGTTTTTCAACCGCTGCAATGCAGCCATCAGAGGAGAAATACTTCGCTTGGGAGGATAAAACGTGCCTGCATACACAATGGCAAAATGATCAAAACTATACGGATTTACATCAGCAAGACTTTCATGGTCATACCCGTTGGTGACAACATGCAATTTTCCACCCAACCTATATCGCTCCTTTAAGTCTAACCCCCAAGACGAAGAGACGATTGTGACTGCCCCGGCCCCTTGAAGTAATTGCGCCTCTTCTTGGATGGTAGATTCCCGTGTCCAGCCAACACCATGAAGATTATCAGTCCATAGATCTCGATAATCCATGACATAGGGACACCCTAATCTTTTGGAAATTCTTTGCGCCACACGAAATGCCGAAAATGGGGAGCCGGTTGCAAGGATCAGATCGACATCTTTTTTAGTGAGCGTTTGACAAGCTTGTTCAGCTGCATGCATCCACCCAATCCCATTATCAATACCAAATGTGCGAGCCAGAGTTCGGCACATACCGCCAAACACCCTTCCAACCCCTTGGCGTTGATATTGCTTTGACGAAGTCACCAAGCACTGCCATTGATGGGCCGTTAATATTTTTTTAATTCCTTCCTGTTCCAGTGCAAGTTGGGTTTTCTCGACATCCTCAAGATTGGCCCACATTTCGGGTTGAGGGGTAACCACGGTCACATCCCAACCCAACCGACTTAAGCATTTCGCGATATTCCATGTTCTTACGCATCCGATGACCTGCAAAGGCGGGAAAGGACGAGAAAGAAACAATAGCTTTGGCCTCCGAATACCAGAACACCCAAAAGGCTCACATCCATATGGATCAAAGGATTGTGGAATAATTATTGAAGGTTTCCCTTTAATATCATTGTGCATTCCAACATCCCTCAAAACCCAAATTTCTCTCTTCGGTCATTAACAAGGTTTTCCTGTTCTATTTTTGGGAAATACTCGGGGTTATCAATTTTCTACAATGGAAGTTTATTGATAGCACGCCAGGTTTCAAAACGGGGTTTTGGCATGGTCCACCCATATCATTCTGCGGGCCGTCCATTCTGTCTAAAACGGGAATACCCATGGTTGGTTGCTTTCTGTAAGTTTTGTTTCAAAACAAACCAAAATTTCTAATTAGGCTTGTTCAGGCCACATCCCTTATCAATTCTTTAAAGTAGGTTTCATATTTCATTCCTGTATTCTTCGAAAGAAATCGTTCCATCACCGAGGCATATCCATTTTGAGATATCGTATTTCTTAATTCTGGATTCTCCAATACACTCAATAAGGCCCTACCTAATTCAAAAGAATTATCAGGTTCCACTAAAACGCCATTATGCCCGTTTTCTATAATTTCGGGAACTCCTCCAACATTCGTGGCCACTACTGCTTTTTTACAGGCCATTGCCTCAATGATGACAATGCCAAATGGTTCGGACCGAGATGGTAAAACAAAAGCCTGGCATCCATGCAACAATTGGGCAACGTCTTTTCTTCCTTTGCTTCCTAAAAAAATTACCTGATCCTGCAATCCTAGCGAGACAACCAAATCTTTTAACTGTTCACTCAATGGACCTTCCCCAACGAGAAAGAGCTTTATAGGATCCACCGCGTCTGTGATATCCTTCCAGGCTCGGATTAAGACATCAAGGCCTTTCTTTTGATTGTGCGCTGCGATACACAATACATACGCTACTGCATGTTTTGCCCCTTGGGAAACCTCAAAATTCAATAATTCAAGCGAACACAACCCATTATGAATAAACCTCGTTTTTTCTTGAAGAAACGGAAAAAGTTTGACAACATCATTTTTAAATGCCTGGGATGGTGTGACGACTAAGTCTGCAGCCTTCAAAATAATTTTCAATCCAAGCGGATATGTCCTCCTTCGTTCACCTTTAGGAAAAAGATCAGCCCCATGAGCCGACACGACTAATCGCAAAGGTAACAACCATCGACAAATAGCAAAATAAAAAAATCCGCTAACCGGATAATGGATATTGATTATATTGACATCATGATCCTTTATTATCTTTATTAATTGAAACAGTCTTATGGGAAACAAAAAAATTAATATTAATTTTCTTAAAATGAAATTTTCATTTCCGACATTTCCACCGAGAGAGCCTCGGTATCCAAAAAATCCCAATTTTGTGGTCTGTGGTTTGAACCAAATTTCCTTCCCAGGGTGAAAGCAAAGAAGGTTGTGCCCTGATTTTTGAATTTCTGTTGCTAGATTGCGAACAACGGAAACCACGCCTCCAAACTCTTGGTCCCACGGAGCAACTATTAATACATTCATTTTCTTAGATTTCAATTATCCTATCCTTGCACATCTCTGCGAAATTACGACCAAATTTTTAATACACATTCAGCATGAGGTAAATTTTATTCTCACTGCCTTCGTATGTTGTTAATTTTTGACCCGGGGCCTCAAGGCAAAAATTAAATCTTCAATCATTCTTTTCTTTTTCTCTCTAATCCACATGAGCATAGGCACAATACACTTTATTTTCTGAGAACGGGTTAATGGCGATTTCCGAATTGACTTCAAATGCTCCACCAACAATTTCCACGAAGGAAAACAAATCTTATTTTTCTTTGAAGTATCGAACCACTTCAAGCGGGATTGAAGAGAGGGGTTCGCCTTGGTTGAACGATTGGAATGCTCTCTATGATAAAAAAGCGGTTCAGGCATTTTATGGAAGCGTCCACGAAGGGAAAGTTCTCCCAGCATCACTCGATCCGAACCTACATAGGATCCAAATGGGAGGGTGGACCATAGAACATCAGCACGCATGAGGCCAAAAATCTCAACAACAATTTGGTCCGCTACAATCAAATCCACAAACCGTCGACTCCATTGATACGATTCAACATCCAACTGATAATTATAGTCCTTGAGATATTTTCCCTCTTCATTGATGAATTTGGTCTTTGAAAAGGCGAGCACTACTGTAGGGTCACTATCTAAAACCGCCACAGCTTTTTCGATAAACGTTGGCGCCAAGACATCATCGTGTGCCATCCATTGAAAATATTCTCCAGAGGCCAACTCCACCACCCGATTAAAATTCCATGATGCGCCCATATTTTTTTCTGCGCGATAATACTTTACCCGATCATCCCGCGCTTCATATTTCCGACATATCTCTTCTGTTCTATCCGTTGAATGATTATCCGAAATTATGAGCTCAAAATCTTTATAGGTTTGCCCCAATATGGAATCAATCGCTTCCACCAAAAAGTTTTCCCCATTGTAAACGGGCAAACCAACACTGACTCTTGGAAATTTTTGGGTCATCACATTCCTCTTAGTTGTTTGTTTCTACGAAGCACTTACCATATTCATTCCATTAAAATGGGGCGATTTGGTAGCAATGCCTATTTTCCAATTTTTCCCATTTCTTCCATCAAAAACATACACCCATTCATCATGGAACCACACCGCATGACCTCGGTGAATGTTCTGCCCCTCCCATTCAGCACCAGACAGGGGAAAAGTAAAGCCTTCCGTAATCCAGCGGCCATCCATTCCTTCTGGGGATAGATGATTAATGGCAAACGTGCCAATCGCCTGTTGCCTATTCGGTTTTGTCACGCCCATAAAGAGAACCCATTGTTCATTTAATTTCAGTGAGGTTATTTCCACTATTTCTGTAACCCACTCCTCACCAGAAATATCAATTAGTGGCCTATCACCAATTTCCTGGCTATCGTTATCCCAATTCGTAGTAAAACCATTGGCCCATCTTCCACGAACCCATTGATCTTCACCCAGGCGGCTTCTACCCAACCCCACTTTTCTTAAAACCCTGGAATAGAGGGAATTATTTGGCTCTCCGTTGAAAAATTTTCGATTTCCCGTAATTCCCAATAAATACCAATTCCCCTGTTCCTCAAAAATTGAGAACTCCACCATATGGTCCCACCCATGATTCAAAGCGGTAAAGATCACCGATTCGTCGCTCCATTGACCAACCTTTCCTAGTGGACTCCATCGCGAGTAGATTGACCCATTTTGGTTATGGTTATAAAAAACATAAACTTTACCCTCGTGTATGAGCGCCTGGGGATGAGAAAAATGTATAGCGTTCACCGAAAGTTTATTGAAATTTTTCCAAGATTTTCCATCATAGCTTTCTGCCATCCAGATCTCACCCAACCCCTTATCACTTGGATAAGAGACAGATTCCAGCAAAAACGCCTCGAAAAACATGAAAAGGCGGTCACCAACCACTAATAAATAGGGATCAGCAAAAAAAGAATGATTGGGAGAAACATCACGTCCTACAATAACTGGATTTCCTTCATATCGCCTTAAATTTTCATGCCAGGTGGAAACTGGACCCGAAAACCCTGAGATCGAAGCAATCCCTTGGGAACTTCCAAAATTTTTCGTCGATGGATTTGGGAGTAGCGGAGAACTTAGATCCTTGGGTTGATAACGTGTTTCTTTTAAGAAATGGCTTGAGGATTTTCCATTATTTCTCTCTTCACTGATCTGTGAAGAAGAATTGTAATCCCCTTCGCACCCTAGCACAGAAAAAATCAGAACAATCAAAGCAATATTCGTATAAAGGCTTTTCCATTTCATACATAATCCCTTTAAATTTCACGCACATTTATTGTGAAATAATTCTTTCCCGTTCCCGCTGGTTAGCAACGATTGAAAGGCCGCCCCATCCTCCTTTTTGCCAATAGGCAATAAAAAATCCTCATCATCACTTCCACCTACCCATTGAGCGATAGCCTTCATGTCGGCAGCACTCACCCAGTCTTCTTTGGTCCTAATATTGACATGACCTTCCGCTAAATGCTTTTTGCTACTTTTGTGATACTCTAAGCTGACACTGCTTAACGGAAGGGACCTTAACATGAAAAATCCAAAAGCAAATCGTTGGGCTAACTCTTCCTGGAAAGGAGACAGAGGGTTAATTTCGTGGATTCGTGAGACTTTTTCTAAGTATTCTTCCCTGGTTTCTGAATCAATGGTAAATCCCCGGTGATCATAGGGCCCTGTTCCCGCCGTCAAAGTCGGAATCCCTCGACTTGCGGCCTCCATCCCCACACGACCTCGTACCGTCAAACAATAATCCATCACATCGAATAACGAAAATGTGCAAATGTCGCTATTCGCGGGAATCATCTTCACATGTGGAGGCAATGTTCCGATATGCTTACGAATGGCAATTTGCTCTCCCGGCTCCTCACTGAATCCCTCTCGAGCCGCCTTTCCAAGGTTGGCCGGATGGATTTTAATGACCCAATTCACCTGATCATTGGCACAGGCAGCTCGCACGGTTTCAATTAACCATTCCTCATAATTTTGGAACAACGCACCTTTCCAAAATAACCAAGCATCCCAGAAAATATGAGAAAAGATAAATGCGGTTTTCTTTTGGGGATCGAGACCCAGCCGACTTTTGATTTCATGGGGTTCAAGAAGGCGCTTATTAAATTGAGTCCCAGCGACGCTATACCAATCACCCCTGGCATAAGTCTGATGAAATTCCTGTTGAAGTTTTTCCTTCCAGTCCTCAGTCCATTCCATTTGCTGAAGAATGTTCCAGGATTTTTTGGATAAAGAATTGGTATGCATATCCCTATTTTCACGATTGAACCGTTTGAGCAACAACGTATTACTTTTATACCCAAGGGCCCAATCAATGACATCAATACCTTTCGCAAGACATTTATCCAACAATTCCCCTTTAGGAGAATATCCTTTATCCGTCATCACGACTAAATCCGGGGAGATCCGTTTGAGGATACTTTCTGCGGCCCTGGTACACGCCATGCTTCGTGCAATAGCTTCGGCCAAAAATTCACGATCTTGCGTATCATCCAAATGCAGCGCTCCCAATCGATTCCATCGAACGGCAGTACAGGATGCGAATCTTCCAACTCGTACGCCCTTATACTCATAGGTCAATAGCTGTTCTAATGAAGAATATTTATCAAGAACATCACGCCCTTCATCGATATTCAGTGACTGGACAAATTCCCCCCAGTCATAAATTTTTTTCACGCCAGCGAGCTTGTAATACTTGGGGAGCAACTGACTATTCGCTTTCACCAATACCAAGGGGATATACCCAGCGAGTTCGAGTGCCTTAATTAATTCCATTTCGATAAACACTTCCGGAACATGGACACTGCAAATCAAGGCCACTTTTTTCTTTCCAGTCCCCTTTGACAAATTATGCCCAAGAATAGATCCATAACGTTTTTTGAATTGCCGATACTGTGGTCGGTATGGACTTCTGATCCATTGAGCCTTATCCATCAATCCAGTCCCTCTCAAAATTAAGGAAAGGGCTTGTTTGCATTGATTGGTAATCGTATTCCTCATTACAAATATCTCCAGGTCTTTTTTAACAGTTACAGGGACACTTCCTAGGCGAC
This window encodes:
- a CDS encoding CapA family protein, with the translated sequence MRLFCFGDIGIRGDMPQKSPWPFPFPNSNAEKDTYILFNWELPSSEQSLKIPRANGSGYRFVSPPGAAVLVSHWGPTVAALANNHLMDGGTEGVRNTMKELESFGLTYFGGGMTFDAAARPWIWETEEGRLGVINWVTAETHPDPPDQSGMGPNLWPGDEEAKAQIARLRQEVDWVVIYLHWSDELFPYPRPIDRQMAERLVTYGADAVVGNHSHVVRGMETIQGKPVFYSLGNCFFSPDHERVRGQSHRLRESIAVELKFSRGKTMTWNVHSFWKNGRFPSLDSRQRAVRQMKKVSRPLSFSDYGNWYCRTRKSFDRWGYRWHFQIPALGWRGVLGWVLKKAQSNIEPVLGR
- a CDS encoding O-antigen ligase family protein, producing MPVRKTVHVKKTNLTEKILLTAIIMILPLENHLPTVGGFSALFLLFAVLGMYVLAFRFSALMKVVMHPICLSAYALILVGFIIESSHPYPTFSILSQFGQMVFGGILVASVCRDREALQWGFYGYIAAGVWMAVVLFLTSYGALSGVSASNFQEADKARNAAFEGKDIEINLNTMARISGQGTVVAFALALVGGSIRKRNILFGIAAFCFIATFLPMSRSGLLAVIMAVSAILLAFGLRAKVIVMGAIFSLCVVIVVPDAVLSRMAFSTEKSRSGKVEARARIYSAALDTFDQYALVGVGSGNFWGPWGMKTNFKHPTYFSVVGPHNSFIATIIYWGIPGLLCLLMIVYQGYRCIPRKCGKDPLSLCVLGVSVTLLIMMMGSHRLYAKELSLGIGLLIASQSWIWQQRVVSSIPHARRKLKVSYSKQGVKSRLIM
- a CDS encoding glycosyltransferase, which translates into the protein MHNDIKGKPSIIIPQSFDPYGCEPFGCSGIRRPKLLFLSRPFPPLQVIGCVRTWNIAKCLSRLGWDVTVVTPQPEMWANLEDVEKTQLALEQEGIKKILTAHQWQCLVTSSKQYQRQGVGRVFGGMCRTLARTFGIDNGIGWMHAAEQACQTLTKKDVDLILATGSPFSAFRVAQRISKRLGCPYVMDYRDLWTDNLHGVGWTRESTIQEEAQLLQGAGAVTIVSSSWGLDLKERYRLGGKLHVVTNGYDHESLADVNPYSFDHFAIVYAGTFYPPKRSISPLMAALQRLKNNMLGGCIPEWFFHYYGNDCQYVREEAQQWGVKDKVVLHGKVSRQEALSAVKGAGVAVVITSLAEKATLADKGMVPAKVYEAMGLETPILVIAPQGSDIEGVIEQASMGKRFDGLDIEGIEEFLMGLMKGALTPNSPSQEYAWENIGKKFDDLLRTVMCRV
- a CDS encoding glycosyltransferase family 4 protein encodes the protein MNVLIVAPWDQEFGGVVSVVRNLATEIQKSGHNLLCFHPGKEIWFKPQTTKLGFFGYRGSLGGNVGNENFILRKLILIFLFPIRLFQLIKIIKDHDVNIINIHYPVSGFFYFAICRWLLPLRLVVSAHGADLFPKGERRRTYPLGLKIILKAADLVVTPSQAFKNDVVKLFPFLQEKTRFIHNGLCSLELLNFEVSQGAKHAVAYVLCIAAHNQKKGLDVLIRAWKDITDAVDPIKLFLVGEGPLSEQLKDLVVSLGLQDQVIFLGSKGRKDVAQLLHGCQAFVLPSRSEPFGIVIIEAMACKKAVVATNVGGVPEIIENGHNGVLVEPDNSFELGRALLSVLENPELRNTISQNGYASVMERFLSKNTGMKYETYFKELIRDVA
- a CDS encoding glycosyltransferase family 2 protein; translated protein: MTQKFPRVSVGLPVYNGENFLVEAIDSILGQTYKDFELIISDNHSTDRTEEICRKYEARDDRVKYYRAEKNMGASWNFNRVVELASGEYFQWMAHDDVLAPTFIEKAVAVLDSDPTVVLAFSKTKFINEEGKYLKDYNYQLDVESYQWSRRFVDLIVADQIVVEIFGLMRADVLWSTLPFGSYVGSDRVMLGELSLRGRFHKMPEPLFYHREHSNRSTKANPSLQSRLKWFDTSKKNKICFPSWKLLVEHLKSIRKSPLTRSQKIKCIVPMLMWIREKKKRMIEDLIFALRPRVKN